The Ciceribacter thiooxidans genome window below encodes:
- a CDS encoding DUF4387 domain-containing protein, translating to MTVTKLSDLAKTIRSKNAGTDKITFDVIFRERETYDRVKRSGALTPETVCAILGIDRARLTDFVEYDPAYAIKFTILRLRPSGSPGDADIFGAQQYAPFLDVEVREI from the coding sequence ATGACCGTGACCAAACTTTCCGACCTCGCCAAGACGATCCGCAGCAAGAATGCCGGCACGGACAAGATCACCTTCGACGTCATCTTCCGCGAGCGCGAGACCTACGACAGGGTTAAACGTTCAGGAGCGCTGACGCCGGAGACGGTCTGCGCCATCCTCGGCATCGACCGGGCACGGCTGACCGATTTCGTCGAATATGATCCGGCCTATGCCATCAAGTTCACAATCCTGCGTCTGCGCCCGAGCGGAAGCCCCGGCGACGCCGACATCTTCGGCGCGCAGCAATATGCCCCCTTCCTCGACGTCGAGGTCAGGGAAATCTGA
- a CDS encoding acyclic terpene utilization AtuA family protein has protein sequence MRSMKIICPNGHLGFAPLKPASFHIGVDAGPDFIAADSGSDDIGPVPLGNDTCASPKAWQAHDLEEMLLASRRIGVPMIIGSAGDTGTNSRVDMYVEMIREIAEKHSLPPFRIGWFYSEVDKELIRSRMRSGSTVEGLDARPPLTEAVLDTTDRVVAMAGVHPFRALLDQGCDVIIGGRSSDSAVFASAALARGFPEAQSYYLGKVLECASFCAEPYGAKETVLGEVTQDWVEVTAMAPEQRCTIASVAGHAMYERSNPFFEYVAGGMLDMTNCVYEQVSEKTTRVTGMEFVPATDFRVKLEGSGKLGERFVGMAGIRDPYTIAHVDEVIEWARTQVRERFGPEGWELHYNVFGRNGIMGHMEPLKDKPAHELMIVVQGVAPTREMAEEVTITGTRQLFYARLPDVKGTAGGVSFILDEVMPASPAYHWTLNHTMSVSDPLELFPTHTAIIANGQIEATQ, from the coding sequence ATGCGATCTATGAAGATCATCTGCCCTAACGGGCATCTGGGTTTCGCGCCGCTGAAGCCTGCGAGCTTCCACATCGGCGTCGACGCCGGCCCCGACTTCATCGCAGCCGACAGCGGAAGCGATGACATCGGCCCGGTGCCGCTCGGCAACGATACCTGCGCAAGTCCCAAGGCCTGGCAGGCACATGACCTCGAAGAGATGTTGCTGGCCTCGCGTCGTATCGGCGTGCCGATGATCATCGGCTCGGCGGGAGACACCGGCACCAACAGCCGGGTCGACATGTATGTCGAAATGATCCGCGAAATTGCCGAAAAGCACAGTCTGCCGCCTTTCCGCATCGGCTGGTTCTACTCCGAGGTCGACAAGGAGTTGATCCGTTCAAGGATGCGTTCCGGCTCGACCGTCGAGGGCCTCGATGCCCGTCCGCCGTTGACGGAGGCGGTGCTGGATACCACCGATCGTGTTGTCGCCATGGCCGGCGTTCATCCGTTCCGCGCTTTGCTCGACCAGGGCTGCGACGTCATCATCGGCGGCCGCTCCTCAGATAGCGCAGTATTCGCGAGCGCTGCGCTTGCCCGCGGGTTTCCCGAGGCGCAGTCCTATTATCTCGGCAAGGTGCTGGAATGCGCTTCGTTTTGCGCGGAACCCTATGGCGCCAAGGAAACCGTCCTCGGTGAAGTCACGCAGGACTGGGTGGAAGTCACGGCCATGGCGCCAGAACAGCGCTGCACCATCGCCTCCGTCGCCGGTCACGCCATGTACGAGCGCTCCAACCCGTTCTTCGAGTATGTCGCCGGCGGCATGCTCGACATGACCAATTGCGTCTACGAACAGGTTTCGGAGAAGACCACCCGGGTCACCGGCATGGAATTCGTCCCCGCAACCGATTTCCGCGTCAAGCTGGAAGGTTCCGGCAAGCTCGGCGAACGCTTCGTCGGAATGGCCGGCATTCGCGATCCCTACACCATTGCTCACGTCGACGAGGTAATCGAATGGGCGAGAACGCAGGTACGCGAGCGCTTCGGCCCTGAAGGCTGGGAACTGCACTACAACGTCTTCGGCCGAAACGGCATCATGGGCCACATGGAACCGCTGAAGGACAAGCCGGCGCACGAGCTGATGATCGTGGTACAAGGTGTGGCTCCCACCAGGGAGATGGCCGAGGAGGTCACCATCACCGGCACCCGCCAGCTGTTCTACGCCCGTCTCCCCGACGTCAAGGGTACCGCCGGTGGCGTCTCCTTCATCCTTGACGAAGTCATGCCGGCAAGCCCAGCCTATCACTGGACCCTCAATCACACGATGTCGGTCAGCGACCCGCTGGAACTCTTCCCCACCCACACCGCCATCATCGCCAATGGGCAGATCGAGGCTACGCAATGA
- a CDS encoding sigma-54 interaction domain-containing protein, translating to MANYERDLIGEHASIDALRKLITRVAKSPARTVLIYGETGTGKGLVARMLHQQSARASGEFVDINCAAIPSSLLESELFGHERGAFTGAQVKKAGLVEMANHGTVFLDEIREMDLVLQAKLLSFLDTQRFRRVGAVTSTSVDVRLVAATNKILLGEVNSGRFREDLYYRLQVVAINLPALRERASDTLILAQHFVDKFNVQYSRKIKGMSEEVQQIFLDYPWPGNVRELENLIERIFILEDDDLILPRHLPDRIVRTVRAKAAGVVSHPKEQASVDDLSLGFHGATAHYQKQLIEAALAAAAGNLQRAAATLKLSRHAMRHQMIKLGLIND from the coding sequence ATGGCGAATTACGAGCGTGATCTGATCGGCGAGCATGCGAGCATCGATGCCCTGCGGAAGCTGATCACGCGTGTGGCCAAGAGCCCCGCCCGCACGGTCCTCATCTACGGCGAGACCGGGACCGGCAAGGGACTGGTGGCGCGCATGCTGCACCAGCAGTCGGCGCGAGCTTCGGGCGAGTTCGTCGACATCAACTGTGCGGCTATCCCATCGAGCCTGCTGGAATCAGAACTGTTCGGGCATGAGCGCGGCGCCTTCACCGGCGCCCAGGTCAAGAAGGCCGGCCTGGTCGAGATGGCAAACCACGGCACGGTGTTCCTCGACGAGATCCGCGAAATGGACCTCGTGCTGCAGGCCAAGTTGCTGAGCTTCCTCGACACGCAGAGATTCCGTCGGGTCGGAGCCGTCACTTCGACTTCGGTCGACGTCAGGCTCGTCGCCGCGACGAACAAGATCCTGCTCGGCGAGGTCAATTCCGGACGTTTTCGCGAGGATCTCTATTACCGGCTGCAGGTGGTTGCGATCAACCTTCCGGCACTCAGGGAACGCGCCTCCGACACCCTGATCCTGGCGCAGCACTTCGTCGACAAGTTCAACGTCCAGTACAGTCGCAAAATCAAGGGCATGAGCGAGGAGGTCCAGCAGATATTCCTGGACTATCCCTGGCCCGGAAATGTTCGCGAGCTGGAAAACCTGATCGAACGCATTTTCATTCTCGAGGACGACGACCTCATCCTGCCACGACACCTGCCTGACCGCATTGTGCGAACCGTCAGGGCGAAGGCCGCGGGTGTCGTGTCTCACCCGAAGGAGCAAGCCTCCGTCGATGATCTCTCGCTCGGTTTTCACGGGGCCACTGCTCACTATCAGAAGCAACTGATCGAGGCAGCACTCGCGGCGGCGGCTGGAAATCTCCAGCGCGCTGCGGCAACCCTGAAACTGAGCCGGCATGCCATGCGCCACCAGATGATCAAGCTCGGCCTGATCAACGACTGA